The Trinickia acidisoli genome includes a window with the following:
- a CDS encoding cytochrome C oxidase subunit II — translation MSNTPSSSHADGAAVAASVERKWAAVAVAIIVLLVAMVVFTGLHWAMMPPSRVETIDPTTLHVSGEFIESNLGSAVETDGSVTVRIVAQQYSFTPQCIVVPADTPITFRVTSADVVHGFLIADTNINSMVEPGYVSTFKTRFPTSGEHLMPCHEYCGTGHEGMWAHVKVLDRAAFDKLAANVRRLSCAQ, via the coding sequence ATGTCGAACACTCCTTCTTCCAGCCACGCCGACGGCGCAGCAGTCGCCGCGAGCGTCGAGCGCAAATGGGCCGCGGTCGCCGTTGCCATCATCGTCTTGCTGGTTGCGATGGTCGTCTTCACGGGCCTGCACTGGGCGATGATGCCGCCTTCGCGCGTCGAGACGATCGATCCGACGACGCTGCACGTATCGGGCGAATTCATCGAAAGCAACCTCGGCAGCGCGGTCGAGACCGACGGCTCGGTGACGGTGCGCATCGTCGCGCAGCAGTACTCGTTCACGCCGCAATGCATCGTGGTGCCGGCCGATACGCCGATCACCTTCCGCGTGACGAGCGCCGACGTCGTGCACGGCTTTTTGATCGCCGATACGAACATCAATTCCATGGTCGAGCCGGGGTACGTCTCGACCTTCAAGACGCGCTTTCCCACGAGCGGCGAACACCTGATGCCATGCCACGAATACTGCGGCACCGGCCACGAAGGCATGTGGGCGCACGTGAAGGTGCTCGATCGCGCCGCATTCGACAAGCTCGCGGCCAACGTCCGGAGGCTTAGCTGTGCTCAATAA
- a CDS encoding c-type cytochrome has product MTESFVPAILSLSRSLARVSAGIVLAASSALALAQGPASASADVVKQGEYLARAGDCIACHTQPGGKLFGGGRAMPTPFGTLYSPNITPDDETGIGQWTADEFYRMMHTGRSRDGSLLYPAMPYGAYTKVSRADSDAIFAYLRSVPPVHQPNRPHEMRFPYNNRELLLGWRTLYFREGEYQADPTRSVEWNRGAYLVQGLGHCSMCHTAINALGGSSESKAFEGGLIPMQDWYAPSLTSNKEAGLGDWSIADITALLQKGASNRGAVYGPMAEVVYDSLQYLSDDDVRAMAVYLKSLPQHGAESQTAASPVSGEERDLLARLGSKIYDAQCATCHGKHGEGKLSDFPPLANNQSIQMTSAVNPIRMVLNGGYAPGTAKNPSPYGMPPFAQSLSDEEVAAVVTFIRTAWGNHGTPVTAKEANALRSAPLY; this is encoded by the coding sequence ATGACGGAGTCTTTCGTGCCAGCCATTCTTTCTCTTTCCCGCTCACTCGCACGCGTGAGCGCGGGTATCGTGCTCGCCGCATCGAGCGCGCTTGCGCTCGCGCAAGGTCCGGCGAGCGCGTCGGCCGACGTCGTCAAGCAGGGCGAGTATCTGGCTCGAGCCGGCGACTGCATCGCCTGTCATACGCAGCCCGGCGGCAAGCTCTTTGGCGGCGGTCGCGCGATGCCGACGCCGTTCGGCACGCTCTATTCGCCGAACATCACGCCCGACGACGAGACCGGCATCGGCCAATGGACGGCCGACGAGTTCTATCGAATGATGCATACGGGCCGCTCGCGCGACGGTTCGTTGCTCTATCCCGCGATGCCCTACGGCGCGTACACGAAAGTCTCGCGCGCCGATTCCGACGCGATCTTCGCCTATCTGCGCTCGGTGCCGCCCGTGCATCAGCCGAACCGGCCGCACGAGATGCGCTTCCCCTACAACAACCGCGAGTTGCTGCTCGGCTGGCGCACGCTCTATTTCCGCGAAGGCGAGTATCAGGCCGATCCCACGCGCTCGGTCGAGTGGAATCGCGGTGCGTACCTCGTCCAAGGTCTCGGCCACTGCTCGATGTGCCACACCGCGATCAATGCGCTCGGCGGTAGTTCGGAGTCCAAAGCATTCGAGGGCGGCCTGATTCCGATGCAGGATTGGTACGCGCCGTCGCTGACTTCGAACAAGGAAGCCGGCCTTGGCGATTGGAGCATCGCCGACATCACCGCTCTGCTGCAAAAAGGCGCGTCCAACCGAGGCGCGGTGTATGGCCCGATGGCCGAAGTGGTCTACGACAGCCTGCAGTATCTGTCCGACGACGACGTGCGCGCGATGGCGGTCTACCTGAAGTCGCTGCCGCAGCACGGCGCCGAAAGCCAAACCGCGGCCAGCCCGGTATCGGGCGAAGAGCGCGACCTGCTCGCGCGGCTCGGCTCGAAGATCTACGACGCGCAATGCGCGACCTGTCATGGCAAGCACGGAGAAGGCAAACTGTCCGACTTCCCGCCGCTCGCGAACAATCAGTCGATCCAGATGACGTCGGCCGTCAACCCGATTCGAATGGTGCTCAACGGCGGCTATGCGCCGGGCACGGCGAAGAACCCCTCGCCCTACGGCATGCCGCCGTTCGCACAGTCGCTCTCCGATGAAGAAGTGGCGGCCGTCGTGACGTTCATTCGCACGGCCTGGGGCAATCACGGCACGCCCGTCACGGCCAAGGAAGCCAACGCCTTGCGCTCGGCACCGCTTTACTGA
- a CDS encoding c-type cytochrome: protein MQARVLACAACHGAQGQGTDNDYFPRLAGKPAGYLYNQLIAFRDGRRQYPPMNYLLGYLPDAYLHRIADYFASQRPPYPPASTRAVSAALFARGEQLVKSGDASKQIPACAACHGAALTGMEPAIPGLLGLHADYISAQLGAWRYGTRKSYAPDCMHEVASRLTNDDITAVAAWLAASPDPANPAFAPAGSLKMPLRCGSEPQ from the coding sequence ATGCAAGCCCGAGTGCTGGCCTGCGCCGCGTGTCACGGCGCGCAAGGCCAAGGCACCGACAACGACTACTTTCCACGCTTGGCGGGTAAGCCGGCCGGCTATCTCTACAACCAGCTCATCGCATTTCGCGACGGCCGGCGGCAATACCCGCCGATGAATTATCTGCTCGGCTATCTGCCCGATGCCTACCTGCATCGGATTGCCGACTATTTCGCGAGCCAACGTCCGCCCTACCCGCCGGCCTCGACGCGAGCGGTGTCGGCAGCCCTCTTCGCGCGTGGCGAGCAGCTCGTGAAATCGGGCGACGCCTCGAAGCAGATCCCCGCGTGCGCGGCGTGCCACGGCGCTGCGCTCACTGGTATGGAGCCCGCGATTCCGGGGCTGCTCGGCTTGCACGCCGACTACATCAGCGCGCAACTGGGCGCATGGCGCTACGGCACGCGCAAATCGTACGCACCCGATTGCATGCATGAAGTCGCCTCGCGTTTGACGAACGACGACATCACGGCGGTTGCCGCATGGCTTGCGGCGTCGCCGGATCCGGCCAATCCCGCGTTCGCCCCGGCGGGGAGCTTGAAGATGCCGCTGCGTTGCGGCAGCGAACCGCAATGA
- a CDS encoding helix-turn-helix domain-containing protein, with amino-acid sequence MLGASERASTHDAAIKGLASVSVHAETPTRPQTSRGVASSSCKTCSLRPVCAVNPDELASSQQMDDLVLGYRHVKKGEALYRVGDGFNNLYAVRTGSFKKVTLLADGREQVTGFCVSGESLGADGIATDHYASDMIALEDSSVCVMPFDLLELLSREVKAVQHHVFRMLSIELVRESHSMMLLGTMTADERVAAFLLDLSRRWQARSYSPSAFVLRMTREETGSFLGLKLETVSRTLSRFQKQGLIQVHGKEVRILDFDGLNEVAHRSS; translated from the coding sequence ATGTTGGGTGCCAGCGAACGGGCCAGCACGCACGATGCGGCCATCAAGGGTCTTGCTTCGGTTTCGGTCCATGCCGAGACGCCGACGCGCCCGCAAACGTCCCGTGGCGTCGCTTCGTCTTCCTGCAAGACTTGCTCGCTGCGCCCAGTCTGCGCGGTCAACCCCGACGAGCTCGCCAGCTCGCAGCAAATGGACGACCTCGTGCTCGGCTACCGTCATGTCAAAAAGGGCGAGGCGCTCTATCGCGTCGGCGACGGCTTCAACAACCTCTATGCTGTGCGCACTGGTTCGTTCAAAAAGGTCACGCTGCTGGCCGACGGGCGCGAGCAGGTGACGGGCTTCTGTGTCTCCGGCGAATCGCTCGGCGCCGACGGTATTGCGACCGATCATTACGCGAGCGACATGATCGCGCTCGAAGACAGCAGTGTCTGCGTGATGCCGTTCGATCTGCTCGAATTGCTGAGCCGCGAAGTCAAGGCCGTGCAGCACCATGTCTTTCGCATGCTGAGTATCGAGCTCGTGCGCGAAAGCCATTCGATGATGCTGCTCGGCACCATGACGGCGGACGAGCGCGTCGCCGCGTTCCTGCTCGATCTATCGCGCCGCTGGCAGGCGCGCTCGTATTCGCCGAGCGCGTTCGTCTTGCGGATGACGCGCGAGGAAACGGGCAGCTTTCTCGGGCTCAAGCTCGAAACCGTGAGCCGCACGCTGTCGCGCTTTCAGAAGCAGGGGCTCATTCAAGTGCATGGAAAGGAAGTGCGCATTCTCGACTTCGACGGCTTGAACGAAGTCGCGCATCGTTCGTCGTAA
- a CDS encoding glycine zipper 2TM domain-containing protein, whose translation MNRLGRLRFVCAACAAALTLLTTGCTLGGAAVGGIAGNKLTHGSTLGTVGGAVAGGVVGYELGK comes from the coding sequence ATGAATCGATTAGGACGACTAAGGTTCGTGTGCGCTGCTTGCGCGGCAGCGCTCACGCTTCTAACCACCGGATGCACGCTCGGCGGCGCAGCCGTCGGCGGCATAGCCGGTAATAAGCTGACGCACGGCAGCACGCTCGGCACCGTCGGCGGCGCCGTTGCAGGCGGTGTCGTCGGGTACGAACTCGGCAAATAA
- a CDS encoding porin — MKKRILVAAVLGSIGVAAHAQSSVTLYGLIDAGVSYVNNAKTASGQSGSLVKYDDGVAQGSRWGIKGSEDLGGGLKAIFTLENGFNSGNGTLSQNGREFGRQAFVGLSKDGAGSLTFGRQYSLSTDVLGSFTTGSNTVAGNYAFHINDIDQLTSSRIDNSVKFSSANFAGVTFGALYGFSNQAGAFAGAPSTGSGATAVAGSARTYSFGANYAAGPVSVGAAYTDIRYPGQQLGITTAISNVSAPANIKELRTFGLGGRYLMGPAAFWALWTNTRLVQMPGTGPSALVFSAYEAGAKYSFTPALTAGLGYTYMHLADAATGHFNQVDLSLDYALSKRTDVYVLGIYQKASGNNGNVPLQAQIGDSTSFFGPSGSGSQQQFATRVGIRHKF; from the coding sequence ATGAAAAAACGTATTCTCGTGGCTGCCGTACTTGGCAGCATCGGCGTTGCCGCACATGCGCAAAGCAGCGTCACCCTCTATGGCTTGATCGACGCGGGCGTGAGCTACGTCAACAACGCCAAGACGGCATCGGGCCAATCGGGCAGCCTCGTGAAGTACGACGACGGCGTCGCGCAAGGCAGCCGTTGGGGCATCAAGGGCAGCGAAGATCTGGGCGGCGGCCTGAAGGCAATCTTCACGTTGGAAAACGGCTTCAACAGCGGCAACGGTACGCTGAGCCAAAACGGCCGTGAATTCGGCCGTCAAGCTTTCGTCGGCCTCTCGAAGGACGGCGCGGGCTCGCTGACGTTCGGCCGCCAGTACTCACTGTCGACGGACGTGCTCGGCAGCTTCACGACGGGTAGCAACACGGTCGCGGGCAACTACGCGTTCCACATCAACGACATCGACCAACTGACGTCGAGCCGCATCGACAACTCGGTGAAGTTCTCGAGCGCGAATTTCGCCGGCGTGACGTTCGGCGCGTTGTACGGCTTCTCGAACCAAGCCGGCGCGTTCGCCGGTGCGCCCTCGACGGGCAGCGGCGCCACGGCCGTGGCCGGTTCTGCGCGTACGTACAGCTTCGGCGCGAACTACGCGGCGGGCCCGGTCAGCGTGGGCGCGGCCTACACGGACATCCGCTATCCCGGCCAGCAATTGGGGATCACGACGGCCATTTCGAACGTGTCCGCTCCCGCCAACATCAAGGAGCTGCGCACGTTCGGTCTCGGCGGCCGCTACCTGATGGGCCCGGCGGCGTTCTGGGCGTTGTGGACGAACACGCGTCTCGTGCAAATGCCGGGCACGGGCCCGTCGGCGCTGGTATTCAGTGCCTATGAAGCAGGCGCGAAGTACTCGTTCACGCCGGCTCTCACGGCCGGCCTCGGCTACACGTACATGCATCTGGCCGATGCTGCCACGGGTCACTTCAACCAGGTCGACCTGAGCCTCGACTACGCGCTCAGCAAGCGTACCGACGTCTATGTGCTCGGCATCTACCAAAAGGCCTCGGGCAACAACGGCAACGTGCCGCTGCAAGCGCAAATCGGCGATTCGACGAGCTTCTTCGGCCCGTCGGGCTCGGGTTCGCAGCAGCAGTTCGCTACGCGCGTGGGCATTCGTCACAAGTTCTGA
- a CDS encoding sulfate adenylyltransferase subunit 1 — MSTPHQPADLGVLRFITAGSVDDGKSTLIGRLLYDSRAVLSDQLSALSRAKNKRTVGDEIDLSLLTDGLEAEREQGITIDVAYRYFATARRKFIIADTPGHEQYTRNMVTGASTAHAAIILVDATRVTKGDDGRTILLPQTKRHSAIVKLLGLQHVIVAINKMDLIEYSETRFNEIRDAYVELARQLGLSDVRFVPVSALKGDNIVQASERMPWYAGEPLLDVLEQLPVAQAMGEALRFPVQWVARQDGASADDFRGYMGRVEAGEVRVGDALVVLPAQREATVAEIIAPVPGGTAQVDRAFAGQTVTIRLTQDLDVSRGDTFVAAQAAPQPAKKLEADLCWFDEEPLSTQRKYLLKQTTTTVFARIGTVKEVLDVHTLLHSSAVHDLKMNDIGRVALTLQKPIVCDAYDAHAGTGAFVLIDEATHHTVAAGMIRTASE, encoded by the coding sequence ATGAGTACTCCTCATCAACCGGCAGACCTCGGTGTGCTGCGATTCATCACGGCGGGCAGCGTCGACGACGGCAAGAGCACGCTGATCGGGCGCCTGCTCTATGACAGCCGCGCGGTGCTGTCGGACCAGCTCTCGGCGCTCTCGCGGGCGAAGAACAAGCGCACGGTGGGCGATGAGATCGACCTGTCGCTGCTCACCGACGGCTTGGAGGCCGAGCGCGAGCAGGGCATCACGATCGACGTGGCGTATCGGTATTTCGCCACGGCGCGGCGCAAGTTCATCATCGCCGATACGCCGGGGCACGAGCAGTACACGCGCAACATGGTGACGGGGGCCTCGACGGCGCATGCGGCGATCATCCTGGTCGACGCCACCCGCGTCACAAAGGGCGACGACGGGCGCACAATCTTGCTGCCGCAGACCAAGCGGCACAGTGCGATCGTCAAGCTCTTGGGCTTGCAGCACGTGATCGTGGCGATCAACAAGATGGACTTGATCGAGTACAGCGAGACGCGCTTCAACGAGATCCGCGACGCGTACGTGGAGCTGGCGCGGCAACTGGGTTTGTCGGATGTGCGGTTCGTGCCGGTGTCGGCGCTCAAGGGCGACAACATCGTGCAGGCGAGCGAGCGGATGCCGTGGTATGCGGGCGAGCCGCTCTTGGACGTGCTCGAGCAGTTGCCGGTGGCGCAGGCGATGGGCGAAGCGCTGCGCTTTCCGGTGCAGTGGGTGGCGCGCCAGGACGGGGCGAGCGCGGACGATTTCCGCGGTTACATGGGGCGCGTGGAGGCGGGCGAGGTGCGAGTGGGCGATGCGCTCGTGGTGCTGCCGGCGCAGCGCGAGGCGACGGTGGCCGAGATCATCGCGCCGGTGCCGGGCGGCACGGCGCAAGTGGACCGGGCGTTCGCGGGGCAGACGGTGACGATCCGCCTGACGCAGGACCTGGACGTCTCGCGCGGCGATACGTTCGTGGCGGCGCAAGCTGCGCCGCAGCCGGCCAAGAAGCTGGAGGCCGATTTGTGCTGGTTCGATGAGGAGCCGCTCTCGACGCAGCGCAAATATCTGCTCAAGCAGACCACGACGACGGTATTTGCCCGAATCGGGACCGTCAAGGAAGTGCTGGACGTGCATACGCTGTTGCATTCGAGCGCGGTACACGACTTGAAGATGAACGATATCGGGCGCGTCGCATTGACGCTGCAAAAGCCGATCGTGTGCGATGCGTATGACGCGCATGCGGGCACGGGCGCGTTCGTGCTGATCGACGAGGCCACGCACCATACGGTCGCGGCCGGCATGATTCGCACGGCATCGGAATAA
- the cysD gene encoding sulfate adenylyltransferase subunit CysD, giving the protein MCTLLDPTNATAAPITATRMDHLDWLEAESIHILRELVAECSKPALLFSGGKDSVVVLHLALKAFGLGANRKTSLPFPLVHIDTGHNYPEVIDFRDRRAEQIGAQLVVGHVEDSIKRGTVRLRRETDSRNAVQAVTLLETIEAHGYTAMIGGARRDEEKARAKERIFSFRDEFGQWDPKAQRPELWSLYNARLHKGEHLRVFPISNWTELDIWQYIAREGLELPSIYYAHEREIVRRGGLLVPVTPLTPMREGDRSEKVLVRFRTVGDISCTCPVESDADDVEKIIAETAVTDITERGATRMDDQASEAAMEQRKKQGYF; this is encoded by the coding sequence ATGTGTACCCTTCTCGACCCCACCAATGCGACGGCCGCACCGATCACTGCCACGCGCATGGACCACCTCGACTGGCTCGAGGCGGAATCGATCCACATTCTGCGCGAGCTGGTGGCCGAGTGCAGCAAGCCGGCGCTGCTGTTCTCGGGGGGCAAGGATTCGGTGGTGGTGCTGCATCTGGCGCTCAAGGCGTTCGGGCTGGGTGCGAACCGCAAGACGTCGCTGCCGTTTCCGCTGGTGCACATCGACACGGGGCACAACTACCCGGAGGTGATCGATTTTCGCGATCGGCGCGCCGAGCAAATCGGCGCGCAACTGGTGGTGGGGCACGTGGAGGATTCGATCAAGCGCGGCACGGTGCGGCTACGGCGCGAGACCGATTCGCGCAACGCGGTGCAAGCGGTGACGCTGCTCGAGACGATCGAGGCGCACGGCTACACGGCGATGATCGGCGGGGCGCGCCGCGACGAGGAGAAGGCGCGTGCGAAGGAGCGCATCTTCTCGTTCCGCGACGAATTCGGCCAATGGGACCCGAAAGCGCAGCGCCCCGAGCTGTGGAGCCTGTACAACGCGCGCCTGCACAAGGGCGAGCACCTGCGCGTGTTTCCGATCTCGAACTGGACCGAGCTGGACATTTGGCAATACATCGCGCGAGAAGGGTTGGAGTTGCCCTCGATCTACTACGCGCACGAGCGCGAGATCGTGCGTCGGGGCGGCTTGCTCGTGCCGGTGACGCCGCTCACGCCGATGCGCGAGGGCGACCGAAGCGAGAAGGTGCTCGTGCGTTTTCGCACGGTGGGCGACATTAGCTGCACGTGCCCGGTGGAGAGCGACGCGGACGACGTGGAGAAGATCATCGCCGAGACGGCGGTGACCGACATCACCGAGCGGGGCGCGACGCGCATGGACGATCAGGCGTCCGAGGCTGCGATGGAGCAGCGCAAGAAGCAAGGCTACTTCTAA
- a CDS encoding sulfite exporter TauE/SafE family protein, with product MSIASILQTQIALAALSGLSIGFALGLVGGGAGTLSVPLLLYFVKVGDPHVAIGTTAAAIAVTALVNLISYARAGLVRWRTSGVFAAAGMGGAFAGSRWSLHVDGGAVMLPLAAMVALVALLMFSRTQAVQDVALAPVASTRGFATAGAGAAVGGVAGFFGISGGFLSVPALHYIARVPMLEAVASSLLSVVVFGATTAVNYAVAGKVDVPLAVALVAGGIVGGHAGMGAAKAVAVKGHLLRRIFAAMLLAIAAYITYRSVG from the coding sequence ATGTCGATCGCATCGATATTACAGACGCAGATCGCGCTCGCCGCGCTATCGGGCTTATCGATCGGCTTCGCGCTTGGGCTCGTCGGCGGCGGTGCCGGCACGCTGTCGGTGCCGCTGCTCCTTTATTTCGTGAAGGTCGGCGATCCGCACGTCGCGATCGGGACGACGGCCGCCGCCATCGCCGTGACGGCGCTCGTCAATCTAATCTCGTATGCACGGGCGGGGCTCGTGCGTTGGCGCACGAGCGGCGTCTTTGCCGCCGCGGGCATGGGCGGTGCGTTCGCCGGATCGCGCTGGTCGCTGCACGTCGACGGCGGCGCGGTCATGCTGCCGCTCGCGGCGATGGTCGCGCTCGTCGCGCTGCTGATGTTTTCGCGTACGCAAGCAGTGCAAGACGTCGCGCTCGCGCCCGTGGCATCGACCCGAGGTTTCGCCACCGCGGGGGCCGGCGCAGCCGTGGGCGGCGTGGCCGGCTTCTTCGGCATCAGCGGCGGATTCTTGTCGGTGCCTGCGCTGCATTACATCGCTCGCGTGCCGATGCTCGAAGCGGTGGCGTCGTCGCTGCTGTCGGTCGTCGTATTCGGCGCGACGACAGCCGTCAATTACGCGGTGGCCGGCAAGGTCGACGTGCCGCTTGCCGTCGCGCTCGTGGCCGGCGGCATCGTGGGCGGCCACGCCGGGATGGGCGCGGCCAAGGCCGTTGCCGTCAAGGGCCACCTGCTGCGGCGCATCTTTGCGGCCATGCTGCTGGCGATTGCCGCTTACATCACCTATCGAAGCGTCGGCTAG
- a CDS encoding sulfotransferase family protein, which yields MTDKQDPAPAGARPRPVLMIPLRRCGSHALRLRLNFNPDFHSPYPLHVVDFMPIVPLYGNLEDDCAYFRLVSDVIGLQAASMVKWPGIVFDPVEIFEAIRHEPRSVHRIVWELLLRAGEQRGARVVMDKSLDSVHYADELMRLFPDMLFLNVVRDPRAQIASMNKAIIHDFDTLLNAHIWLEAHRAADMVLAEYPDRTLTIRYEDFLADEEAVLKQICAFFDIAFLPGMLDVSHSDEAKQISRMSALWSSNCFAPIAANVDKYKKVLSLEEIALIETLTHDHMRRYGYERLTDGAAAIDAPMFDTARRSSELGRTQAWQVLERTNFRDFALRRHRAEYLTSVRARMEQCAAVRASRRDGDFAPIKLDELTEAFEVTD from the coding sequence ATGACCGACAAACAAGATCCCGCGCCGGCCGGCGCGCGGCCGCGGCCCGTGTTGATGATTCCGCTGCGCCGCTGCGGCAGCCATGCATTGCGGTTGCGACTGAATTTCAATCCCGATTTTCATTCGCCGTATCCGCTGCACGTCGTCGATTTCATGCCGATCGTGCCGCTGTACGGCAACCTCGAGGATGATTGCGCTTATTTTCGTCTAGTGAGCGACGTCATCGGGTTGCAGGCGGCCAGCATGGTGAAATGGCCGGGTATCGTGTTCGATCCCGTCGAGATCTTCGAAGCCATTCGCCACGAGCCGCGCAGCGTGCATCGCATCGTCTGGGAACTGCTATTGCGGGCCGGCGAGCAGCGCGGCGCCCGCGTGGTGATGGACAAGTCGCTCGACAGCGTGCATTACGCGGACGAACTGATGCGTCTGTTCCCGGACATGCTGTTCCTGAACGTCGTGCGCGATCCGCGCGCGCAGATCGCGTCGATGAACAAGGCCATCATTCACGACTTCGATACGCTGCTCAACGCCCACATTTGGCTCGAGGCGCATCGCGCGGCCGACATGGTGCTCGCGGAGTATCCGGATCGCACGCTCACGATCCGCTATGAGGATTTCCTCGCCGACGAAGAGGCGGTGCTCAAGCAGATTTGCGCATTCTTCGACATTGCGTTTTTGCCGGGCATGCTCGACGTGTCTCATTCGGACGAAGCCAAGCAGATTTCACGCATGTCGGCGCTGTGGTCGTCGAATTGTTTTGCGCCGATCGCGGCCAACGTCGACAAGTACAAGAAGGTGCTGTCGCTGGAAGAGATCGCATTGATCGAAACGCTGACGCACGACCATATGCGGCGCTACGGCTACGAGCGCTTGACCGATGGGGCAGCGGCGATCGACGCGCCGATGTTCGACACGGCGCGCCGCAGCTCCGAGCTCGGCCGGACGCAAGCGTGGCAGGTGCTCGAGCGGACCAATTTCCGCGACTTCGCGCTGCGACGCCACCGTGCCGAGTATTTGACGTCTGTGCGCGCCCGCATGGAGCAATGCGCCGCGGTGCGCGCCTCGCGGCGCGATGGCGACTTCGCACCGATCAAGCTCGACGAATTGACCGAAGCCTTCGAAGTGACGGACTGA
- the cysC gene encoding adenylyl-sulfate kinase translates to MDDQEPAYEVQSHASVCDAQRDDARSGRGREAGANIFRHAGALSDDARAQQFGHPPLTFWLTGLSGAGKSTIAFELEHLLRRERRPCIVLDGDNLRCGLSRDLGFSERDRRENIRRTAEVARMMNDVGLIVVTSLVSPLREDRAAARAIIGETRFVEVYVSTALHVCESRDPKGLYRKARRGELTEFTGISAPYERPLAPALAVDTSDLRAGGGAALLHAYLMRRDSEHRDGLAS, encoded by the coding sequence ATGGACGATCAAGAGCCGGCTTACGAGGTGCAGTCTCATGCGAGCGTGTGCGACGCGCAAAGGGACGATGCGCGATCCGGGCGCGGGCGCGAAGCGGGCGCCAACATCTTTCGTCACGCAGGCGCGCTTTCCGACGACGCGCGCGCCCAGCAATTCGGGCATCCGCCGCTGACGTTTTGGCTGACGGGACTGAGCGGCGCAGGCAAATCGACGATTGCCTTCGAACTCGAGCACCTGCTGCGGCGCGAGCGGCGCCCGTGCATCGTTCTCGACGGCGACAATCTACGGTGCGGCCTGAGCCGCGATCTCGGCTTTTCCGAACGCGATCGGCGCGAGAACATTCGCCGCACCGCCGAAGTGGCGCGCATGATGAACGACGTCGGCCTTATCGTCGTCACCTCGCTGGTCTCGCCTTTGCGCGAGGATCGAGCCGCGGCGCGCGCGATCATCGGCGAGACGCGGTTCGTCGAGGTGTACGTCAGCACGGCGCTGCACGTGTGCGAGTCGCGCGATCCGAAAGGACTCTATCGCAAGGCCCGGCGCGGCGAGCTGACGGAGTTCACGGGCATCAGCGCCCCGTATGAGCGGCCGCTCGCGCCGGCGCTCGCGGTCGACACCTCGGACCTGCGCGCGGGGGGCGGCGCCGCGCTGCTGCACGCGTACCTGATGCGTCGCGATTCGGAGCACCGAGATGGCCTTGCCAGTTGA